A single genomic interval of Pyrobaculum arsenaticum DSM 13514 harbors:
- a CDS encoding GxGYxYP domain-containing protein produces the protein MGPIWDNEGYFPKFKSPSAIEVIDVRGLPMDAKLAYISIQGIINRCNTSLYLVLNEWDAFWLEEIGKYVSVKYVQLPITELISRCNCSRAVIYDPEIPDTINVAMGLAALEDRVVMSPRLYEIYSAYFKDVIDLRELTRKEGWGNTPEARCRIYEWVHENLWPRAEKRIIAVIAPGIPGGVPITLGLYEYAVALRLTPIYLSAKDPCQRSLLEKFLAEAPSPGVLTAWFEFEEGETVSLATKYGKIVAVMGSEPILPGNLVIHSSMPVQPLKYTPPIRLWKILKTAEPGIYVTVFLTDGDNLGYDLTLGWGRYWQSVNKLARPIGFTINPILAELAPVVWNYYIKTKGPLVSLLGGAGGAGYFKPLYGDVNTIEQYLRRATRYWNITGILATQIIDGGLNSHRLYAAILRPLAVFEGYFPTSATFTYAYSSTMPSIYVTQSYTSNADADKIIEFLTQLPTALVFNAVSLPGFGSLTDGMRCGDKGAVIFGPYIMMRPGTYTVEYILETRGYCENPAAVVDVATDLGKNILTRKEVNCEERKATVRVTLTNYTDYLEFRVWGTGNEVCVKEIRVYNITNENMNRFYAISIVATASDIYRRPDIIGTLFEKLNEHGVEVLTPEEFAIALNPLEMTKIAREIGVEEEEIARAEALIRNAKYEEALGVLRKAILRKTARVIIVAPDGFTPETGVYRVPLGAVVEVKGPGSFEIYVNGKRYTSNSVRIVGDAVIEVRQIHTKTEYLVETATLHHTVTLYETITHTIVSPIYINHTITFVSTATATPITITKEITQSRNVFLLALATALLITLAFLVGRRGCTT, from the coding sequence GTGGGCCCTATATGGGACAACGAGGGGTATTTTCCTAAATTCAAATCGCCTTCAGCAATTGAAGTAATAGATGTAAGAGGATTGCCTATGGACGCCAAGCTAGCTTACATTTCCATACAAGGAATAATTAACAGATGTAATACCTCTCTCTACTTAGTGTTAAACGAATGGGACGCCTTCTGGCTTGAAGAGATAGGGAAATACGTCTCTGTGAAATACGTCCAGCTACCAATTACTGAACTAATATCACGGTGCAATTGTAGCCGCGCCGTTATCTACGATCCCGAAATCCCAGATACGATCAACGTAGCCATGGGCCTTGCCGCGTTAGAAGATAGAGTAGTGATGAGCCCGCGACTATATGAAATATACAGCGCATATTTTAAAGATGTAATCGATCTCCGAGAACTAACCCGAAAGGAAGGCTGGGGCAATACGCCAGAGGCCAGATGTAGGATTTACGAATGGGTTCACGAAAATCTTTGGCCCAGAGCTGAGAAGAGGATTATCGCTGTAATTGCCCCTGGAATTCCGGGAGGAGTCCCTATCACGTTAGGCCTGTACGAATACGCCGTTGCGCTTAGGCTGACTCCGATCTATCTGTCCGCAAAGGATCCATGCCAGAGATCCCTCTTGGAGAAATTCCTCGCGGAGGCGCCCTCTCCCGGCGTGTTGACCGCTTGGTTCGAATTCGAAGAAGGCGAGACCGTATCTCTGGCCACCAAATACGGGAAGATAGTCGCCGTAATGGGGAGCGAGCCGATATTACCTGGGAACTTAGTCATTCACTCTTCAATGCCTGTACAGCCCCTAAAATATACACCGCCAATTAGGCTGTGGAAGATCTTGAAAACAGCGGAGCCAGGCATTTACGTCACGGTTTTCTTAACAGATGGCGATAACCTGGGCTACGACTTAACGCTGGGGTGGGGGAGATATTGGCAATCTGTTAATAAGCTGGCAAGGCCTATCGGCTTTACTATAAACCCCATCCTTGCAGAATTAGCACCTGTTGTTTGGAATTATTACATTAAGACTAAAGGCCCATTAGTAAGTCTTCTAGGCGGAGCCGGCGGCGCAGGGTATTTTAAACCCCTATACGGGGATGTTAACACAATCGAACAATATCTACGCAGAGCTACAAGATATTGGAACATTACCGGCATACTCGCAACGCAAATAATCGATGGTGGTTTGAACTCACATAGGCTCTATGCCGCTATTTTGAGGCCGCTCGCCGTATTTGAGGGCTACTTTCCGACTTCGGCTACTTTCACATATGCTTATTCTAGCACAATGCCCTCAATATACGTTACTCAGTCATACACAAGCAACGCAGACGCCGACAAGATTATCGAGTTCTTGACCCAACTGCCCACAGCCTTGGTCTTCAACGCTGTATCGCTTCCTGGGTTTGGTTCATTAACAGACGGCATGAGGTGTGGGGATAAAGGCGCCGTGATTTTTGGGCCATATATCATGATGCGGCCAGGCACATATACGGTAGAATACATCTTGGAGACGCGCGGGTATTGTGAAAACCCGGCGGCTGTAGTGGACGTAGCCACAGATCTAGGCAAGAATATTCTAACGAGAAAAGAAGTCAATTGTGAAGAAAGAAAGGCGACAGTAAGGGTGACTTTAACTAACTACACGGACTACCTCGAATTCAGAGTATGGGGCACTGGCAACGAGGTGTGCGTAAAGGAAATTCGTGTTTATAACATCACCAACGAAAACATGAACAGATTTTACGCCATAAGTATAGTGGCAACAGCAAGCGACATATATAGGCGGCCCGACATTATAGGGACATTGTTCGAAAAACTCAATGAACACGGCGTTGAAGTTCTCACACCTGAAGAATTCGCCATAGCTCTTAATCCGCTCGAAATGACCAAAATAGCGAGAGAAATCGGGGTTGAGGAAGAGGAAATAGCGAGGGCGGAAGCGCTCATACGTAATGCAAAATACGAAGAGGCGCTAGGTGTATTAAGAAAGGCCATCTTGAGAAAAACCGCGAGGGTGATCATAGTGGCACCAGACGGTTTTACTCCCGAGACCGGCGTTTACAGGGTTCCGCTAGGCGCCGTGGTGGAGGTAAAGGGGCCTGGAAGCTTTGAAATATACGTCAATGGGAAGAGGTATACGTCTAATTCAGTGCGCATAGTCGGCGACGCTGTCATAGAAGTAAGACAAATCCACACAAAGACAGAATATCTCGTGGAGACAGCAACACTTCACCACACAGTCACTCTATACGAGACCATTACTCACACAATTGTGTCACCAATTTATATAAATCATACAATTACATTTGTAAGTACAGCTACGGCCACTCCCATTACAATAACAAAAGAGATAACCCAGAGCCGTAATGTCTTTCTACTGGCACTAGCTACAGCGTTATTAATTACCTTAGCCTTTCTGGTAGGGAGGAGAGGGTGTACCACATAG
- a CDS encoding type II toxin-antitoxin system VapC family toxin has product MRRRWIYVDVNVLYYFFTAHPEYGEGSRELIKKYVGRLATSALTAWLLYVLTREEGVVEAVGELATLLPLDAEVLGRARRLSRPRDFEDRVHLATMQVYGVDTILSNDADFDEAGVQRIAPRRK; this is encoded by the coding sequence ATGCGTCGCAGGTGGATCTACGTTGATGTCAATGTCCTGTACTACTTCTTCACGGCGCATCCCGAGTACGGGGAGGGCTCCCGGGAGCTGATTAAGAAGTACGTGGGGAGGCTGGCCACCTCTGCCCTCACCGCTTGGCTTCTCTACGTCTTGACTCGCGAGGAGGGGGTGGTGGAGGCTGTGGGGGAGTTGGCGACGCTGCTGCCGCTGGACGCCGAGGTTTTGGGCAGGGCCAGGAGGCTGTCGAGGCCGAGGGACTTCGAGGACAGGGTGCACCTCGCCACCATGCAGGTCTACGGGGTGGACACTATATTGTCCAACGACGCGGACTTCGACGAGGCGGGCGTGCAGAGGATTGCGCCTAGGCGGAAGTAG
- the cc1 gene encoding DNA-binding protein CC1 yields MSKKQKLKFYDIKAKQAFETDQYEVVEKQTARGPMMFAVAKSPYTGIKVYRLLGKKK; encoded by the coding sequence ATGTCCAAGAAACAGAAGCTAAAGTTCTATGATATAAAGGCGAAGCAGGCGTTTGAGACTGATCAGTACGAGGTTGTGGAGAAGCAGACTGCGCGTGGGCCGATGATGTTTGCAGTGGCTAAGTCTCCGTACACAGGCATCAAAGTATACAGGTTGCTAGGCAAGAAGAAATAA
- a CDS encoding MBL fold metallo-hydrolase, with translation MPFSYQDITISWLGHDSFRIARGGVVVYVDPYQLQVGEPKADVVLVTHEHFDHCDPPSIQRVLKPSTVVVAPGVARQCVSKAARNIVEISPGETREVGPLRVVAYPAYNLNKFRDPARGVVFHPRADGRVAYLIEWGRVRIFHAGDSDFVPEFREVRADVVLVPVSGVYVMTPQEAAEFVNAVVPKVAIPMHYGSIVASRREAEEFRRLVRPEVQVVILEREI, from the coding sequence ATGCCGTTTTCGTACCAGGATATAACGATATCGTGGCTTGGACACGACTCGTTTAGGATCGCTAGGGGCGGGGTCGTAGTATATGTCGACCCGTACCAGCTCCAGGTGGGGGAGCCTAAGGCGGATGTTGTCCTTGTCACGCATGAGCACTTCGACCACTGCGACCCGCCCTCGATCCAGAGGGTGCTAAAGCCCTCGACTGTGGTAGTGGCGCCTGGTGTGGCCCGCCAGTGCGTGTCCAAGGCGGCGCGGAACATTGTGGAGATCTCGCCAGGCGAGACGAGGGAGGTGGGGCCGTTGAGGGTCGTGGCGTATCCGGCCTACAACCTGAACAAGTTCAGGGACCCGGCTCGGGGGGTGGTGTTCCACCCCAGGGCCGACGGGAGGGTGGCTTACCTAATAGAATGGGGCAGAGTTAGGATCTTCCACGCCGGGGACTCGGACTTTGTCCCCGAGTTTAGGGAGGTGAGGGCGGACGTAGTGCTCGTGCCGGTTTCTGGTGTTTATGTAATGACGCCGCAGGAGGCGGCGGAGTTTGTAAATGCGGTTGTGCCGAAGGTGGCGATACCGATGCACTACGGGTCTATCGTCGCCTCTCGGAGGGAGGCCGAGGAGTTTAGGCGGCTGGTCAGGCCGGAGGTGCAAGTAGTGATTTTAGAACGGGAAATATAA
- the amrS gene encoding AmmeMemoRadiSam system radical SAM enzyme: MEAVLSRKLEDGRVECLACARMCKLKEEQTGFCGVRTVRGGRLMLDVYGLISAIAVDPIEKKPLTHFYPGALVLSFSTFGCNWACQYCQNFEISQRRRAEGFEVTPELLVKLAESYGAHGITYTYNEPTIFIEFAHDVGVLARARGLFNTFVTNGYMTPEAVKYASKFLDAATVDFKGNADEKFLRRYVYVPDAEPVFQTLEEMKRHGIWVEVTDLVVPRVGDDLEKARRLVRRVIDILGPDVPIHFLRFHPDYKMLDLPLTPVETLERHVEVAKKEGARFAYVGNVPGHKYEHTYCPECGRVVIKRRGFDILEINLEEKGGEYRCKFCGAKIPIRGRIMPTWRDEFRFVYVPIQAFARWAKR, encoded by the coding sequence GTGGAGGCGGTTCTGAGCAGAAAGCTGGAAGACGGCAGAGTAGAGTGCCTCGCATGTGCCAGAATGTGTAAGCTAAAGGAGGAGCAGACAGGCTTCTGCGGCGTGCGGACCGTGAGAGGCGGGAGGCTAATGCTCGACGTGTATGGGCTTATCTCCGCCATCGCGGTGGACCCCATCGAGAAAAAGCCCCTCACACACTTCTACCCAGGAGCCCTCGTGCTGTCGTTTAGCACGTTCGGCTGCAACTGGGCGTGTCAATACTGCCAAAACTTTGAAATCAGCCAGCGGAGAAGGGCCGAGGGCTTTGAGGTGACGCCGGAGCTCTTGGTGAAGCTCGCGGAGAGCTACGGCGCCCACGGCATCACCTACACCTACAACGAGCCCACAATATTCATCGAATTCGCCCACGACGTCGGCGTCTTGGCCCGGGCTAGAGGGCTGTTTAACACCTTTGTGACAAACGGCTACATGACCCCCGAGGCGGTGAAGTACGCCAGCAAGTTCCTCGATGCCGCCACGGTGGACTTCAAGGGCAACGCCGACGAGAAGTTCTTGAGGAGGTACGTATACGTCCCAGACGCCGAGCCCGTATTCCAGACGCTGGAGGAGATGAAGAGGCATGGCATCTGGGTGGAGGTAACCGACCTCGTGGTGCCCCGCGTCGGCGACGACTTGGAGAAGGCGAGGAGGCTCGTGAGGAGGGTAATAGACATCCTGGGCCCCGACGTGCCGATACACTTCCTCCGCTTCCACCCGGACTACAAGATGCTGGACCTCCCCCTGACGCCCGTGGAGACTCTGGAGAGGCACGTAGAGGTTGCCAAGAAAGAGGGGGCTAGGTTTGCCTATGTAGGCAATGTCCCCGGCCACAAGTACGAGCACACCTACTGCCCCGAGTGCGGGCGGGTTGTGATAAAGAGGAGGGGCTTCGACATCTTGGAGATAAACCTAGAGGAGAAGGGCGGCGAGTACCGTTGCAAGTTCTGCGGCGCCAAGATCCCCATAAGGGGGAGGATAATGCCCACGTGGAGGGACGAGTTCCGCTTCGTATACGTCCCCATACAAGCCTTCGCAAGGTGGGCCAAGCGTTAG
- a CDS encoding transcription initiation factor TFIIIB — protein MTIRGAARAAFPWPSCPHCQSANAAADGEYVCRECGTVIGPVLVPPVTKEAPRPPPRYRLIMTALERESRRSVRRYSEVVKMHLGKVAKALGAEVAAVALDIFKRLDKRVYQGRSPRVVAATLAYLAAERLGIYVHKRVIAEILKVSKFTIKDTVWRLRRYLQEA, from the coding sequence ATGACCATCCGCGGCGCGGCGAGGGCGGCGTTTCCGTGGCCTAGTTGCCCCCACTGCCAGTCGGCGAACGCGGCGGCTGATGGCGAGTATGTGTGCAGAGAATGCGGGACTGTGATAGGCCCAGTGCTTGTGCCCCCGGTGACAAAAGAGGCGCCTCGGCCGCCCCCGAGATACAGATTAATAATGACAGCTCTCGAAAGGGAGAGCAGGAGGAGCGTCAGGAGGTATTCCGAAGTCGTGAAAATGCATCTTGGCAAGGTGGCTAAGGCCTTGGGCGCTGAGGTGGCGGCCGTGGCGCTAGACATCTTCAAGCGCCTAGACAAGCGGGTCTACCAGGGGAGGTCGCCGAGGGTGGTGGCGGCCACATTAGCATACCTCGCGGCGGAGAGGCTGGGCATATACGTGCACAAGCGGGTAATAGCAGAAATCCTAAAAGTGTCTAAATTCACGATAAAAGACACGGTGTGGCGCCTAAGGCGGTATTTGCAAGAGGCTTAA
- a CDS encoding zinc metalloprotease HtpX has product MGVGEVLLVYIAVLGASIYLAPRVVGTRRWKLGFYGLMALAVAGIVLTAYYVLSPLLLPIVLLFQAATGIKDYVLAFVALVATSAFIMYLVAPFLINAAFSPRPDPYLQGVVDEVAARIGRRVRAKAVVVDGPPNAFAYGNFLSGRYVAVTTGLLKIANQDELRAVIGHELGHHANRDNEVMSALGILPSLAYYTGAAAIAIGLANRERPGLLAVAYGVVMIVVSFIIQLLVMAFSRLREYYADMHGARAAGKEAMMSALAKIHQYYKNAPEELQAAPKTSGFKALFIYALVEAAASPFADQIRLLMNERTSWLEELLSSHPPIPKRLRFLAALPAL; this is encoded by the coding sequence ATGGGGGTGGGGGAGGTACTGCTGGTATATATAGCGGTTCTGGGGGCGTCTATATACCTAGCACCGCGAGTCGTAGGGACTAGGCGGTGGAAGCTCGGCTTCTACGGGCTAATGGCGCTGGCCGTTGCCGGAATAGTCCTCACCGCATACTACGTCTTGTCTCCCCTCCTCTTACCCATAGTCCTGCTGTTCCAAGCCGCCACCGGCATTAAGGACTACGTACTGGCGTTCGTAGCCCTCGTGGCCACCTCCGCGTTTATTATGTACCTGGTAGCGCCGTTCCTCATAAACGCCGCCTTCTCCCCGCGCCCCGACCCCTACCTACAAGGCGTCGTCGATGAGGTCGCCGCCAGGATAGGCAGGCGGGTGAGGGCCAAGGCCGTGGTCGTGGACGGGCCGCCCAACGCCTTCGCCTACGGCAACTTCCTCTCCGGCCGATACGTGGCGGTTACGACGGGGCTACTGAAAATCGCAAACCAAGACGAGCTGAGGGCCGTGATAGGCCACGAGCTGGGCCACCACGCCAACCGCGACAACGAGGTCATGTCAGCCCTGGGGATCCTCCCATCGCTGGCCTACTACACCGGAGCCGCCGCCATAGCCATCGGCCTAGCCAACAGGGAGAGGCCCGGGCTCCTGGCCGTTGCATACGGCGTCGTTATGATAGTCGTGTCCTTCATAATCCAGCTCCTGGTCATGGCCTTTAGCAGGCTCCGGGAGTACTACGCCGACATGCACGGCGCCCGCGCCGCGGGGAAAGAGGCGATGATGTCAGCCCTCGCCAAGATACACCAGTATTATAAAAACGCCCCAGAAGAGCTACAAGCCGCGCCCAAGACCTCCGGCTTCAAAGCCCTATTCATATACGCCCTCGTCGAGGCCGCCGCCAGCCCATTCGCAGACCAGATCCGCCTCCTCATGAACGAGCGCACCTCCTGGCTCGAGGAGCTACTATCCTCCCATCCACCCATACCCAAGAGGCTGAGATTCCTCGCCGCGTTGCCCGCCCTCTAA
- a CDS encoding AbrB family transcriptional regulator, which yields MEIVEVDGSGRIYLPAEIRRRIGARRFRVRVVEGGILLEPVDDVDRYYGKFGPAKYRTLEEMEEAVRDASQVDLR from the coding sequence GTGGAAATTGTGGAGGTGGACGGCTCTGGGAGGATCTATCTACCTGCGGAGATTAGGAGGCGGATCGGGGCTCGGCGTTTTAGGGTGAGGGTGGTGGAGGGGGGCATTTTGCTGGAGCCTGTGGACGACGTGGATAGGTACTACGGCAAGTTCGGGCCCGCCAAATACAGAACTCTGGAGGAGATGGAGGAGGCTGTGAGGGATGCGTCGCAGGTGGATCTACGTTGA
- a CDS encoding DUF47 domain-containing protein, whose amino-acid sequence MQRIKKLFSSGLEEIRDKLVEHIRLSHESLKLLQDVSSSRDLDRLAIDEAVRKATALEREGDEIVRELVDKVVQGAVVPTVTNVVLVLLDNVDNILDMIYFAIKEIRRGYHLWSNDNVYAIISTSIKEMLDLVKSMLEYLENMARANNEDELRRYARIISSLEEEIDEIKENILDKVYTYSLNAVEFNHVVSLIYTADKIADNIQDAAYHLTTVFASV is encoded by the coding sequence GTGCAGCGCATCAAAAAGCTATTCTCCTCGGGGCTTGAGGAGATAAGAGACAAGTTAGTTGAGCATATACGCCTATCGCACGAGTCGCTTAAGCTGTTGCAAGACGTCTCGTCTAGCCGCGATCTAGACAGGTTGGCCATCGACGAGGCGGTGAGAAAAGCCACAGCCCTGGAGAGAGAAGGCGATGAGATTGTGAGGGAGCTGGTGGACAAGGTAGTCCAAGGAGCTGTGGTGCCCACCGTTACAAACGTAGTCCTCGTATTACTAGACAACGTCGATAACATACTCGACATGATATACTTCGCAATAAAAGAGATAAGAAGAGGCTACCACCTCTGGTCCAACGACAACGTCTACGCAATTATCTCCACAAGCATCAAGGAAATGCTGGACCTCGTAAAGTCCATGCTGGAGTACCTAGAAAACATGGCAAGGGCTAACAACGAGGATGAGCTACGGCGCTACGCCCGCATAATAAGCTCATTAGAAGAGGAAATCGACGAAATTAAGGAAAACATCCTCGACAAGGTCTACACCTACAGCCTCAACGCGGTGGAGTTCAACCACGTGGTGTCGCTGATCTACACGGCGGACAAAATCGCCGACAACATACAAGACGCCGCATACCACCTAACCACGGTATTCGCCTCCGTCTAA
- a CDS encoding metallophosphoesterase, giving the protein MLRRALLASAAGAALLGVVGVGLVRRVVTVLDLGLGKRVLHLTDLHIHGLAHLNLPDYDLLLIGGDTYDRLTPSAEVVVGVLGGLRGPKVAVLGNHEYWDRRRITLGEGIRALEEAGVHVLRDDWVQIGGLRIFGLDWREDPRDYPPVKDADIVLVHSPDAFQSAVGGLYLAGHTHGGQFCLPGGIPVATNSFFGYARGLYKRGDAVMYVSGGAGEMLPRVFCDREVVLVK; this is encoded by the coding sequence GTGCTTCGTAGGGCGCTTCTGGCGTCGGCGGCTGGGGCGGCCCTGCTGGGGGTGGTGGGGGTGGGGTTGGTGCGGCGAGTTGTTACTGTGCTGGATCTGGGGCTGGGCAAGCGGGTTCTGCACTTGACTGACTTACACATCCACGGCTTGGCACATCTCAATCTGCCGGACTACGACCTGTTGCTTATAGGTGGGGATACGTACGATAGGTTGACTCCTAGTGCGGAGGTTGTGGTGGGGGTGCTGGGCGGGCTGAGGGGGCCTAAGGTGGCTGTTTTGGGGAACCACGAGTATTGGGACCGGAGGAGGATCACGCTTGGGGAGGGCATTAGGGCGCTGGAGGAGGCGGGGGTGCACGTTTTGCGGGACGACTGGGTCCAAATCGGCGGGCTCAGGATCTTCGGGCTGGACTGGCGGGAGGATCCGAGGGACTACCCGCCTGTCAAGGATGCCGACATTGTGCTGGTGCATTCGCCGGATGCCTTCCAGAGCGCGGTTGGGGGGCTCTACCTGGCGGGGCATACCCACGGGGGGCAGTTCTGCCTGCCTGGGGGGATTCCCGTGGCGACGAACAGCTTCTTTGGCTACGCTAGGGGGCTCTACAAGAGGGGGGATGCCGTCATGTACGTCTCGGGGGGCGCCGGCGAGATGTTGCCGAGGGTGTTCTGCGACAGGGAGGTGGTGTTGGTGAAGTGA